A window of Hymenobacter aerilatus contains these coding sequences:
- a CDS encoding DUF3526 domain-containing protein: MSASLFGVLWRHELTSLYRNRVLVVLFSLVLVVLLAALWAGSSQWHTQQRTLGRIRAHRQEMQDSLVQRIRRVEAHGMHYPGFIWDDPTYAYNTARNEGPQYAVKAPFALQALAAGQSGVQPFYYKVYITKKQQLVHESEIDNSYLQFVGAFDFAFVVVYLLPLLLIVFTYNVVSSEREQGTWVLLKTSNQSIARLTLMRLGIRYGLFTLFFWAVVTPVLAALVGPAFLATSNWWWLVVAVSLYFAFWVALALLVNSFSLSSNLNALTLIFLWLVLGLLVPALLQFGLDRAYPIPSRIAITSAERDAINRYFERDGQTLTKEVFSSPRTLIRQASVVTPGMVYGYGVIVYKSQEIKDQATQQAERQLYGQIEQQQAALRGWQLMSPALLLQETLAALAGTHWQQFNHFSRDVDAFRYHTQRFFYPKMAQEITYRTFTVADAEAIPQFRPRVYADYHWLPIGPSWLLYAGITATVLGVGYRRLLHATR, from the coding sequence ATGTCTGCTTCTTTGTTTGGGGTGCTGTGGCGCCACGAGCTTACCTCCCTATACCGCAACCGGGTACTGGTTGTTCTTTTCTCGCTGGTGCTGGTGGTGCTGCTAGCTGCCCTATGGGCTGGCAGTAGCCAATGGCACACGCAGCAGCGCACGCTGGGCCGCATCCGGGCGCACCGCCAGGAAATGCAGGACAGCTTGGTGCAGCGCATCCGGCGCGTGGAGGCGCACGGCATGCACTACCCCGGCTTCATCTGGGACGACCCTACCTACGCCTACAACACGGCTCGCAACGAGGGCCCACAGTACGCCGTGAAGGCCCCCTTCGCCCTGCAGGCCCTGGCTGCGGGCCAGAGTGGGGTGCAACCTTTCTACTACAAGGTCTACATCACCAAAAAGCAACAATTGGTGCACGAAAGCGAGATTGACAACAGCTACCTGCAATTTGTGGGTGCCTTCGACTTCGCGTTTGTGGTGGTGTATTTGCTGCCGCTGCTCCTCATCGTGTTCACCTACAACGTAGTATCCAGCGAGCGGGAACAGGGTACGTGGGTGCTGCTCAAAACCAGCAATCAGTCCATTGCCCGGCTCACGCTGATGCGGCTCGGGATTCGCTACGGGCTGTTCACGCTGTTTTTTTGGGCGGTTGTAACGCCCGTGTTGGCTGCGTTGGTGGGTCCGGCTTTCCTGGCCACTAGCAACTGGTGGTGGCTGGTGGTGGCCGTGTCGTTGTACTTCGCCTTTTGGGTTGCGCTGGCGTTGCTGGTCAATAGCTTTTCGCTGAGCTCCAATCTGAATGCGCTGACGCTCATCTTTCTCTGGCTGGTGCTGGGGCTGCTGGTACCAGCGCTGCTCCAGTTTGGCCTCGACCGCGCCTACCCTATCCCCAGCCGCATTGCCATTACCAGTGCGGAGCGCGACGCCATCAACCGCTACTTTGAGCGCGACGGGCAGACGCTGACCAAAGAGGTATTCAGCAGCCCGCGCACGCTTATCCGGCAGGCCTCAGTGGTGACGCCGGGCATGGTCTATGGCTACGGCGTTATCGTGTACAAAAGCCAGGAAATCAAGGATCAGGCCACCCAGCAGGCCGAGCGCCAGCTCTACGGGCAAATTGAACAGCAGCAGGCGGCGTTGCGCGGCTGGCAGCTCATGAGCCCGGCCCTGCTCTTGCAGGAAACCTTGGCGGCGCTGGCGGGCACACACTGGCAGCAGTTCAACCACTTCAGCCGCGACGTGGATGCCTTTCGCTACCACACGCAGCGGTTCTTCTACCCCAAAATGGCCCAGGAAATCACCTACCGCACCTTCACGGTAGCCGATGCCGAGGCCATCCCACAGTTTCGGCCCCGCGTGTACGCCGACTACCATTGGCTCCCGATTGGCCCCTCGTGGTTGCTGTACGCGGGCATTACCGCCACGGTGCTGGGCGTGGGCTACCGGCGGCTGCTACACGCTACGCGGTAG